The DNA sequence TAGCGTGGCCGGCGATGATCGCAAGCATGGCATCACCGTTAAACGGCGACTGTCAGGGATAGGGTTCCATCGTATCTCGACGATAGGTCTTGCCCTTGAGATCGGACAAAGGGCTGTCCCATATCCAGCTCCCGCCCGCCAAAAGGCCGACAAACGCAATCCCAGCCTGAACGCTGAACGCCGCATCATAAGATAGATGACGCAACATCGGATAAATCAGCACGACCGCGGCATAGAAAAAAGTCATCGCTGACGCCGGGAGAAGGAAATCTATAAGTGTCGCCGTTCAGTTTCCAGAACGACCTGCCCTTGACCGTTCGCACAGCAAAAAGGGCCGGGTTTCACCCCGGCCCTTTTTGCGTCTTTCTGGCTGATGAGACATCACTTTCAGTTGATCGCGCCCAGTCCGCTGATCGCACTGTCGACCAGCGCCTTGTCCGCCTTGGCGTCATGGCCCTGGGCGATCAGGCTGGCTGCGGCAGTGGTGGCCGCGTTGACCGCCTTGGCGCGGATGCCGGCGATGGCGGACCGCTCGGCGGCGCCGATCTTGTCCTCGGCCATCTTCTGGCGGCGGGCGACCAGCGCTTCGGCATTGACCCTGGCGTCAGCGATCAGCCCTTCGGCCTCATGCTCGGCCGCCTTGCGCATGGCGTCGGCTTCACCGGCCGCAGCGGCCAGCTTGGCTTCATATTCGCCCTTGAGCGCCTCGGCCTCCGCGCGAAGCTTGGTGGCTTCGGCCAGTTGTTCCTTGATCTGCGCGATCCGGCCATCCAACGCCTTGCCGATCAGGCTCGGCACTTTCTTGACCAGAAGGATGA is a window from the Sphingobium sp. CAP-1 genome containing:
- a CDS encoding F0F1 ATP synthase subunit B family protein, producing MAEAASHSAADVPHLNQAIHSEGMEPVGTVAHEGVAPHTDPKAVGMDATAWVSLAMTAFIIILLVKKVPSLIGKALDGRIAQIKEQLAEATKLRAEAEALKGEYEAKLAAAAGEADAMRKAAEHEAEGLIADARVNAEALVARRQKMAEDKIGAAERSAIAGIRAKAVNAATTAAASLIAQGHDAKADKALVDSAISGLGAIN